One bacterium genomic window carries:
- the aroF gene encoding 3-deoxy-7-phosphoheptulonate synthase, which produces MRPADADRYPRSGRAPGQDTTLVRVGAAVFGGQRLVVAAGPCAVEPSGSLLATAAAVRDAGATILRAGAYKPRTSPYDFQGLGREGLALLDEARAATGLPVVTEVLDPRDVEAVAAVADMLQIGSRSVQNVPLLREVGRSGKPVLLKRGMMTTVHEWLSAAEYVLSAGGRDLVLCERGIRTFEDATRNTLDLNTVVLLKQRTHLPVIVDPSHACGDANLVTALCRAAVAAGADGLLIEVHVDPLLALSDGDQSLDPAAFRAAMTACRAVAAAVGREI; this is translated from the coding sequence TTGCGGCCCGCCGACGCGGACCGCTACCCGCGCAGCGGCCGCGCGCCGGGCCAGGACACGACGCTGGTCCGGGTGGGCGCGGCCGTCTTCGGCGGGCAGCGCCTGGTGGTGGCCGCGGGGCCCTGCGCCGTGGAACCGAGCGGGTCGCTGCTGGCCACCGCCGCGGCGGTGCGCGACGCCGGCGCGACCATCCTGCGGGCGGGCGCCTACAAGCCCCGCACGTCCCCCTACGACTTCCAGGGCCTGGGCCGCGAGGGGCTGGCCCTGCTGGACGAGGCCCGGGCCGCGACCGGCCTGCCGGTCGTCACCGAGGTGCTCGACCCGCGCGACGTCGAAGCCGTGGCCGCCGTGGCGGACATGCTGCAGATCGGCAGCCGCAGCGTGCAGAACGTGCCGCTGCTGCGCGAGGTCGGCCGCAGCGGCAAGCCCGTCCTGCTGAAGCGCGGCATGATGACCACGGTGCACGAGTGGCTCAGCGCCGCCGAGTACGTGCTGTCGGCCGGCGGCCGCGACCTCGTGCTGTGCGAGCGGGGGATCCGCACCTTCGAGGACGCCACGCGCAACACCCTCGACCTGAACACCGTCGTGCTGCTGAAGCAGCGCACGCACCTGCCGGTGATCGTCGACCCCAGCCACGCCTGCGGCGACGCGAACCTGGTCACGGCCCTCTGCCGCGCCGCCGTCGCGGCGGGCGCCGACGGCCTGCTGATCGAAGTGCACGTCGACCCCCTGCTGGCCCTGAGCGACGGCGACCAGTCGCTGGACCCCGCCGCCTTCCGCGCCGCCATGACCGCCTGCCGGGCCGTGGCCGCGGCCGTGGGCCGTGAGATCTGA
- the cmk gene encoding (d)CMP kinase, whose product MRSDPGRGPGAPTHDAPTHDANVHDAHVDHLDGSDPCGPQSYGPVPPDTVVAIDGPAGSGKSTTARALADRLGLLYVDSGAMYRALTWAAAAAGVDPDDEASLLRLLDGADLTLRTNRGETAVFWDGRDISAAVRTPEIEARVSAVSAHASVRERMVARQRAMGRRQGVVMEGRDIGTVVFPLASAKIYLDATLEARAERRLRQHRRRGLTVDRGEVLREVEARDRRDSERAASPLRIPPDAVVIDNSALSLEDQLEATEAAVRRLLAYRRPADAGREGELSLRYRIAFAVFSSVGRFTGLRVIGREHANLHGCILAPNHVSNWDPPVLGAALSGKNHIRSIAKEELFRLPPSALLYRFLYSIPIKRNIYDTAAFDRAAQVLAEGQNLLFFPEGMRRVYGEPGPVRNGLGLLMQRTGAPTVPIFLRGTLSPQPGGGPRAPLEVSLAPPVRLHALPVLGRRLEPRALSREIGRLFEAIYREMQERSAERHPFTDWEREATERVRAAILRKEARTFHNRRPL is encoded by the coding sequence GTGAGATCTGACCCGGGGCGCGGCCCCGGCGCTCCCACTCACGACGCCCCCACTCATGACGCCAACGTCCACGACGCTCACGTCGACCACCTGGACGGCTCCGATCCCTGCGGCCCGCAATCCTACGGCCCCGTGCCGCCCGACACCGTCGTCGCCATCGACGGCCCCGCCGGCTCCGGCAAGTCCACGACCGCCCGCGCCCTGGCCGACCGGCTCGGCCTGCTCTACGTGGATTCCGGCGCCATGTACCGCGCCCTGACCTGGGCCGCCGCCGCCGCCGGCGTCGACCCGGACGACGAGGCGTCCCTGCTGCGCCTGCTCGACGGCGCCGACCTGACCCTGCGCACGAACCGCGGGGAGACCGCCGTCTTCTGGGACGGGCGCGACATCTCCGCCGCGGTGCGCACCCCCGAGATCGAGGCCCGGGTCTCGGCCGTCTCGGCCCACGCCTCGGTGCGGGAGCGGATGGTCGCGCGCCAGCGCGCCATGGGCCGACGCCAGGGCGTGGTCATGGAGGGGCGCGACATCGGGACGGTGGTGTTCCCGCTGGCTTCGGCCAAGATCTACCTGGACGCCACCCTGGAGGCCCGCGCCGAGCGGCGGCTGCGACAGCACCGCCGACGCGGCCTGACGGTGGATCGGGGGGAGGTCCTGCGCGAGGTGGAGGCCCGCGACCGTCGCGACAGCGAGCGCGCCGCGAGCCCCCTGCGCATCCCGCCGGACGCGGTGGTCATCGACAACAGCGCGCTGTCGCTCGAGGACCAGCTCGAGGCCACCGAGGCCGCGGTGAGGCGCCTGCTGGCGTACCGGCGGCCGGCCGACGCCGGACGGGAGGGCGAGCTGTCCCTGCGCTACCGGATCGCCTTCGCCGTCTTCAGTTCCGTGGGCCGTTTCACCGGCCTGCGGGTCATCGGCCGCGAGCACGCGAACCTGCACGGCTGCATCCTCGCGCCCAACCACGTCAGCAACTGGGACCCGCCCGTCCTGGGCGCCGCCCTGTCCGGCAAGAACCACATCCGCTCGATCGCGAAGGAGGAACTGTTCCGGCTGCCGCCGTCGGCCCTGCTGTACCGGTTCCTCTACTCGATCCCCATCAAGCGCAACATCTACGACACGGCGGCCTTCGACCGCGCGGCGCAGGTCCTGGCCGAAGGCCAGAATCTCCTGTTCTTCCCGGAGGGGATGCGCCGCGTCTACGGCGAGCCCGGCCCGGTCCGCAACGGGCTGGGGCTGCTGATGCAGCGCACCGGGGCGCCGACCGTCCCGATCTTCCTGCGGGGCACGCTGTCCCCCCAACCCGGGGGAGGCCCGCGGGCGCCCCTGGAGGTCTCCCTGGCCCCGCCAGTCCGGCTGCACGCCCTGCCCGTCCTGGGACGGCGCCTGGAGCCGCGGGCGCTCAGCCGCGAGATCGGCCGGCTCTTCGAGGCGATCTACCGCGAGATGCAGGAGCGGTCCGCCGAGCGCCACCCCTTCACCGATTGGGAGAGGGAGGCCACCGAACGCGTCCGCGCCGCCATCCTGCGCAAGGAGGCCCGGACCTTCCACAACCGGCGCCCCTTGTAG
- a CDS encoding 30S ribosomal protein S1: MSPNPNSGGSFARHSNSSGSDRPLPSRKWREEQDDDYPAARVPATPKLTTEFDASSIVNRDYDDDGDAANFDMLALLNQYEQTLNEIQEGQILQGTVVEVRENEVLLNIGFKSEGVIPIEEFGTTQIKVGDTFDVFLEHLEDQDGLVVLSKERADFLKVWDKIKQAHENGEVVKGVVDRRIKGGLVVKLWDVDTFLPGSQVALRQVPDLDQLIGKEIDCQIIKKNKRRRNVVVSRRIVLEREREEKKKNLMSELDKDQVRKGIVKNITDFGAFVDLGGIDGLLHITDLSWGRVKHPSEVVNIGDEIQVKILDFDRDRERISLGLKQLQNYPWENVEAKYPEKAIVQGKVVSITNYGAFVELEEGIEGLIHISEMSWTRHIKHPSKILSIGDDVEVMVLKIDKGNEKISLGLKQTEQDPWLSLNERYPVGTIIEGRVRNLTDFGAFVEVEEGIDGLVHISDMSWTKRVRHPKEIVRKGDLVQVQILDIDAEKRRISLGIKQLQDNPWPTLAEDYPVGRQVEGKVIRMLDHGMVVEIGNDIEGFVPVGHLAIPKLDKPQFFFHEEEALPMHVIKMDAENRRIVLSVAEFYKDQPRDTLEAYIAAHPRRDDVVETEIDPEGADEYADAAVDIPASPIGDLDGVDGDA; this comes from the coding sequence ATGAGTCCCAACCCCAACTCGGGGGGTTCGTTTGCACGCCATTCGAACTCTTCCGGATCCGACCGTCCCCTGCCGTCCCGCAAGTGGCGCGAGGAGCAGGACGACGACTACCCGGCCGCCCGGGTCCCGGCCACGCCGAAGCTGACCACCGAATTCGACGCCTCGAGCATCGTCAACCGCGACTATGACGACGACGGCGACGCGGCCAACTTCGACATGCTGGCGCTGCTCAACCAGTACGAGCAGACGCTGAACGAGATCCAGGAGGGGCAGATCCTCCAGGGCACCGTGGTCGAGGTGCGCGAGAACGAGGTCCTGCTCAACATCGGCTTCAAGAGCGAGGGCGTCATTCCGATCGAGGAATTCGGCACCACGCAGATCAAGGTCGGCGACACCTTCGACGTGTTCCTGGAGCACCTCGAGGACCAGGACGGCCTGGTCGTGCTGTCGAAGGAGCGGGCGGACTTCCTGAAGGTCTGGGACAAGATCAAGCAGGCGCACGAGAACGGCGAAGTCGTCAAGGGCGTCGTGGACCGTCGCATCAAGGGCGGCCTCGTGGTGAAGCTGTGGGACGTCGACACGTTCCTGCCCGGCTCCCAGGTGGCCCTGCGGCAGGTGCCGGATCTGGATCAGCTGATCGGCAAGGAGATCGACTGCCAGATCATCAAGAAGAACAAGCGGCGCCGCAACGTCGTGGTCAGCCGCCGCATCGTGCTCGAGCGCGAGCGCGAGGAGAAGAAGAAGAACCTGATGTCCGAGCTCGACAAGGACCAGGTCCGCAAGGGCATCGTGAAGAACATCACGGATTTCGGCGCCTTCGTGGACCTCGGCGGGATCGACGGGCTCCTGCACATCACCGACCTGTCCTGGGGCCGCGTCAAGCACCCCAGCGAGGTCGTCAATATCGGTGACGAGATCCAGGTCAAGATCCTGGACTTCGACCGCGACCGCGAGCGCATCTCCCTGGGTCTCAAGCAGCTGCAGAACTACCCGTGGGAGAACGTCGAGGCCAAGTACCCCGAGAAGGCCATCGTCCAGGGCAAGGTCGTCTCGATCACCAACTACGGCGCCTTCGTGGAGCTGGAAGAGGGCATCGAGGGCCTGATCCACATCAGCGAGATGTCCTGGACCCGGCACATCAAGCACCCGAGCAAGATCCTGTCCATCGGCGACGACGTCGAGGTCATGGTCCTGAAGATCGACAAGGGCAACGAGAAGATCTCCCTCGGCCTGAAGCAGACCGAGCAGGACCCCTGGCTGTCGCTCAACGAGCGCTACCCGGTGGGCACGATCATCGAGGGCCGCGTGCGCAACCTCACCGACTTCGGCGCCTTCGTCGAGGTCGAGGAGGGCATCGACGGTCTGGTCCACATCTCCGACATGTCGTGGACCAAGCGGGTCCGCCACCCGAAGGAGATCGTGCGCAAGGGCGACCTGGTCCAGGTGCAGATCCTGGACATCGACGCCGAGAAGCGCCGGATCAGCCTGGGCATCAAGCAGCTCCAGGACAACCCCTGGCCGACGCTCGCCGAGGACTACCCGGTGGGCCGCCAGGTCGAGGGCAAGGTCATCCGCATGCTGGACCACGGCATGGTGGTGGAGATCGGCAACGACATCGAAGGGTTCGTGCCGGTGGGCCATCTGGCCATCCCGAAGCTGGACAAGCCGCAGTTCTTCTTCCACGAGGAGGAGGCGCTGCCGATGCACGTCATCAAGATGGACGCCGAGAACCGGCGCATCGTCCTGTCGGTGGCCGAGTTCTACAAGGACCAGCCGCGCGACACCCTCGAGGCCTACATCGCGGCCCACCCGCGTCGTGACGACGTGGTGGAGACCGAGATCGACCCCGAGGGCGCCGACGAGTACGCCGACGCCGCCGTGGACATCCCGGCGTCGCCGATCGGCGACCTCGACGGGGTGGACGGGGACGCCTAG
- the mtaB gene encoding tRNA (N(6)-L-threonylcarbamoyladenosine(37)-C(2))-methylthiotransferase MtaB, which translates to MDGQDGPHRRVRVAFHTLGCRLNRYDTETMMAGLGDGAARGLACEIVAWDEPADVYVLNSCTVTARADQKARQTLREARRRNPAAKVVVTGCYAQAQPAVLSALAGVDGVFGTGERDAIADWLPRLLAAEGPLLEVGAPEGSVGPPRAARARPLADERTRAQVKIQDGCDLRCAYCLVWRARGRSRSRAPDAIAREIAALRDRGAPEVVLSGVHLGAYGRDLAPRTCLTDLLASLLERFPDLKVRLGSLHPDELGAPLLDLYAGRPNLQPYLHLSLQSGADAVLRRMRRPYAAAVVVGVIGAAVAARPGIGIGADVIAGFPGETDAEFQATLDLVAAAPLAYLHVFPFSSRPGTPAAAMTPLPAAVVRERAARLTEVGRDLQQRFEDDLVGTWQEAIVESPRRTDGWLPATTGNFTTVLVPGDREPGDRVLVRPEGRRGGLLYATAVRSEQAYRGEAADVVAGGGDR; encoded by the coding sequence ATGGACGGCCAGGACGGACCGCACCGCCGCGTGCGCGTGGCGTTCCACACGCTCGGCTGCCGGCTCAACCGCTACGACACCGAGACCATGATGGCCGGCCTCGGCGACGGCGCGGCCCGCGGCCTCGCGTGCGAGATCGTCGCCTGGGACGAACCCGCCGACGTCTACGTCCTGAACAGCTGCACCGTCACCGCGCGCGCCGACCAGAAGGCCCGCCAGACCCTCCGCGAGGCGCGACGGCGCAACCCCGCGGCCAAGGTCGTCGTCACCGGTTGCTACGCCCAGGCCCAGCCGGCGGTCCTGTCCGCGCTCGCGGGCGTCGACGGCGTGTTCGGCACCGGCGAGCGCGACGCCATCGCGGACTGGCTGCCCCGGCTGCTGGCCGCCGAAGGCCCGCTGCTCGAGGTCGGCGCCCCGGAAGGGTCCGTGGGACCGCCACGAGCGGCGCGCGCGAGACCGCTCGCCGACGAACGCACCCGCGCCCAGGTCAAGATCCAGGACGGTTGCGACCTGCGCTGCGCCTACTGCTTGGTCTGGCGCGCGCGGGGCCGTTCCCGTTCCCGCGCCCCGGACGCGATCGCGCGGGAGATCGCCGCCCTGCGGGACCGCGGCGCCCCCGAGGTCGTGCTCTCGGGCGTCCACCTTGGCGCCTACGGCCGCGACCTCGCGCCCCGGACCTGCCTGACCGACCTGCTGGCGTCGCTCCTGGAGCGGTTCCCCGACCTGAAGGTGCGCCTGGGCAGCCTGCATCCCGACGAGCTGGGGGCGCCGCTGTTGGACCTCTATGCCGGCCGCCCCAACCTGCAACCCTACCTGCACCTGTCCCTGCAGAGCGGCGCCGACGCCGTGCTGCGGCGGATGCGCCGCCCCTACGCCGCCGCCGTCGTCGTCGGCGTGATCGGGGCCGCGGTGGCCGCGCGTCCCGGAATCGGCATCGGCGCCGACGTGATCGCCGGTTTTCCGGGCGAGACCGACGCGGAGTTCCAGGCGACGCTCGACCTGGTCGCCGCGGCGCCCCTGGCCTACCTGCACGTCTTCCCGTTCTCGTCCCGGCCGGGGACGCCCGCCGCCGCGATGACGCCGTTGCCGGCGGCGGTGGTGCGCGAGCGGGCCGCCCGCCTGACGGAGGTCGGCCGCGATCTGCAGCAGCGCTTCGAGGACGATCTGGTCGGCACCTGGCAGGAGGCGATCGTGGAGTCTCCCAGGCGCACGGACGGTTGGCTGCCGGCCACGACCGGCAATTTCACCACGGTCCTGGTGCCGGGCGATCGGGAGCCCGGCGACCGCGTCCTGGTGCGCCCGGAGGGTCGGCGCGGGGGCCTGCTCTACGCCACGGCGGTCCGGAGCGAACAAGCGTACAGGGGAGAAGCGGCGGACGTGGTCGCGGGAGGGGGAGACCGATGA
- the miaB gene encoding tRNA (N6-isopentenyl adenosine(37)-C2)-methylthiotransferase MiaB, whose protein sequence is MTDERAGVRVHIETYGCQMNAYDTSAIHGILAARGYGRADSPLEADIVLLNTCSVRDLAEHKILSRIGELRSLRRRGLAGADIIGVCGCMAERLRGDLVAGGRGPDLVAGVDQYDKLPDLLDAVLRGESAPAPVAVGHRDDVHYVAPPEAYPTNNSHLVTIHKGCDYRCTYCIVPETRGPQREKAPLLIEAEIRRIVERGGREVTLLGQNVTAYRSGDLDFAGLLRRLETIDGLERIRFLTGHPCDMTDDLIRTIAELGKTCPWLHVPAQSGSDAVLRRMKRLYTRERYLAMIAAARRWIPDVTFSGDIIVGFPGETDADFRRTLELVEEVRYDLLFSFKYSERPGTPAAKLPDDVPPEVKKERLAELMAVQDAIWDDLAAAQTGAVWEVAVEAEARRPAGSWRARTPNNRKVLLHGGDHRPGDLVRVRVTGCEASTFEAEPIN, encoded by the coding sequence ATGACCGACGAGCGGGCCGGCGTCCGGGTCCACATCGAGACCTACGGCTGCCAGATGAACGCCTACGACACCTCGGCCATCCACGGCATCCTGGCCGCCCGCGGCTACGGCCGCGCCGATTCGCCCCTCGAGGCCGACATCGTCCTGCTCAACACCTGTTCGGTGCGCGACCTGGCCGAGCACAAGATCCTCAGCCGCATCGGCGAGCTGCGCAGCCTGCGGCGGCGCGGCCTGGCCGGCGCGGACATCATCGGCGTCTGCGGCTGCATGGCCGAGCGCCTCCGGGGCGACCTCGTCGCCGGCGGCCGCGGCCCCGACCTCGTGGCCGGCGTCGACCAGTACGACAAGCTGCCCGACCTGCTGGACGCGGTCCTGCGCGGGGAATCGGCCCCGGCGCCGGTGGCGGTCGGGCACCGCGACGACGTCCACTACGTCGCGCCCCCGGAGGCCTACCCGACCAACAACTCCCACCTGGTGACGATCCACAAGGGCTGCGACTACCGCTGCACCTACTGCATCGTGCCGGAGACCCGCGGCCCCCAGCGCGAGAAGGCCCCCCTGCTCATCGAGGCGGAGATCCGCCGGATCGTCGAGCGGGGCGGCCGCGAGGTCACCCTGCTGGGCCAGAACGTCACGGCCTACCGCAGCGGGGACCTGGACTTCGCCGGGCTGCTGCGCCGCCTCGAGACGATCGACGGCCTGGAGCGGATCCGCTTCCTGACCGGCCACCCCTGCGACATGACCGACGACCTGATCCGCACCATCGCCGAGCTGGGCAAGACCTGCCCCTGGCTCCACGTGCCGGCCCAGAGCGGCAGCGACGCCGTCCTGCGCCGGATGAAGCGCCTGTACACCCGGGAGCGGTACCTGGCCATGATCGCCGCCGCCCGGCGCTGGATCCCCGACGTGACCTTCAGCGGCGACATCATCGTGGGCTTCCCCGGAGAAACCGACGCGGACTTCCGACGGACGCTTGAGTTGGTGGAGGAGGTCCGCTACGATCTGCTCTTCAGCTTCAAGTACTCCGAGCGGCCGGGCACGCCCGCAGCCAAGCTTCCCGACGACGTGCCGCCCGAAGTCAAGAAAGAGCGTCTGGCCGAACTGATGGCGGTCCAGGACGCGATCTGGGATGATCTGGCCGCGGCCCAGACGGGCGCCGTCTGGGAGGTCGCGGTGGAGGCGGAGGCGCGCCGTCCCGCCGGCAGCTGGCGGGCGCGGACCCCGAACAACCGCAAGGTGCTGCTGCACGGCGGCGACCACCGGCCCGGCGACCTGGTCCGGGTCCGGGTGACCGGCTGCGAGGCGTCGACGTTCGAGGCGGAACCCATCAACTGA
- a CDS encoding LapA family protein — MWIFKGIIILLAVITLAVFFAQNSSQSVDLRLLHWQWLQIPLYMVLVGSFLAGILVSLVVGGVRELGLRARMHRLGRELKNRDREIAELRTMPLQDMDLFKEED, encoded by the coding sequence GTGTGGATCTTCAAGGGGATCATCATCCTGCTGGCCGTGATCACGCTGGCCGTGTTCTTCGCGCAGAACAGCTCCCAGAGCGTGGACCTGCGCCTGCTGCACTGGCAGTGGCTGCAGATCCCTCTGTACATGGTGCTGGTCGGCTCCTTCCTGGCGGGGATCCTGGTCAGCCTGGTCGTCGGCGGCGTGCGCGAGCTGGGCCTGCGCGCCCGCATGCACCGCCTCGGCCGCGAGCTGAAGAACCGCGACCGGGAGATCGCCGAGCTGCGCACGATGCCCCTGCAGGACATGGATCTGTTCAAGGAGGAGGACTGA
- a CDS encoding SPOR domain-containing protein: MNRFAGALVLLLAAVPLARAEDWSTVERAFREGDYESARSLAGSLAAGAPRSVDGMLWSYRLATDPVQAAMLREKLLARDDLDPPLQRALRLDAAWTSYAQGEPGQGFTYLPPKDPGAKRPQPSSRLLAGLLHRAANDEAMVETVFAQAPDDDPDLPWILLLRGRKAAAFGDPGLARRCLDAKPEGRDQPTTADLLAARWQLERDQDSRLADRIVQELERSYPLSPALDLVRGLQRQRLELALMDAASSSPAPPAPALPATDATPTARYVLQLGAFGDRGRALGFVERWRSSVPGLHVVQSHDARGQLLHKVRAESYADQAEAAARAAELSAELGLPAIVVDTAESP, translated from the coding sequence ATGAACCGGTTCGCCGGCGCGTTGGTGCTGCTGCTCGCGGCGGTCCCGCTCGCCCGGGCCGAGGACTGGTCGACCGTGGAGCGCGCCTTCCGCGAAGGCGACTACGAATCGGCGCGCAGCCTGGCCGGATCGCTGGCCGCGGGCGCCCCGCGCTCCGTCGACGGCATGCTCTGGAGCTACCGACTCGCCACCGACCCGGTGCAGGCGGCCATGCTGAGGGAGAAGCTGCTGGCCAGGGACGACCTGGACCCGCCGCTGCAGCGCGCCCTGCGGTTGGACGCCGCCTGGACCTCCTACGCCCAGGGCGAGCCCGGTCAGGGCTTCACGTACCTCCCGCCGAAGGACCCCGGCGCCAAGCGCCCCCAGCCGTCGTCGCGGCTGCTGGCGGGGCTGCTGCACCGCGCGGCGAACGACGAAGCGATGGTCGAAACCGTCTTCGCCCAGGCGCCGGACGACGACCCCGACCTCCCCTGGATCCTGCTGCTGCGCGGGCGCAAGGCGGCCGCCTTCGGCGATCCGGGCCTGGCCCGCCGCTGCCTCGACGCCAAGCCGGAGGGCCGCGACCAGCCGACCACCGCCGACCTGCTGGCCGCCCGCTGGCAGCTCGAGCGCGACCAGGACTCCCGCCTCGCCGACCGGATCGTCCAGGAACTGGAGCGCTCGTACCCGCTCTCGCCGGCGCTCGACCTCGTGCGCGGACTGCAGCGGCAGCGGCTCGAACTGGCGCTGATGGACGCGGCGTCCTCCAGCCCGGCGCCGCCCGCCCCGGCGTTGCCGGCGACCGACGCCACGCCCACCGCCCGCTACGTCCTGCAGCTCGGCGCCTTCGGCGACCGCGGCCGCGCCCTGGGCTTCGTGGAACGCTGGCGCTCCTCGGTGCCCGGCCTGCACGTGGTGCAGTCCCACGACGCCCGCGGCCAGCTCCTGCACAAGGTGCGCGCCGAGTCCTACGCCGACCAGGCGGAGGCCGCCGCGCGCGCCGCCGAACTGAGCGCGGAGCTCGGCCTGCCGGCCATCGTGGTCGACACCGCGGAGTCGCCGTGA